One region of Deinococcus koreensis genomic DNA includes:
- a CDS encoding SDR family NAD(P)-dependent oxidoreductase, translating into MTQLPTPPQILDLFRLDGRHAVVTGAAQGIGFEIARGLAQAGARVTIADLNPDVGTEAAQGIGAAFEVLDVTDAAAVAALAARLPDVEILVNNAGIVRNTPAESTPDEDWTAVMRVNLDGVFWCCREFGRPMLARGKGAIVSTASMSGMISNHPQPQAGYNASKAGVIHLTRSLAGEWGGRGVRVNAVAPGYTATPLTRRGLETPEWRDTWLKETPMGRLAEPAEIAPAVLYLASDASSFVTGHTLVVDGGYTCW; encoded by the coding sequence ATGACCCAGCTCCCCACTCCCCCCCAGATCCTCGACCTGTTCCGCCTCGACGGCCGCCACGCGGTGGTGACCGGCGCTGCCCAGGGCATCGGCTTCGAGATCGCCCGAGGGCTGGCCCAGGCCGGCGCCCGCGTGACCATCGCCGACCTGAACCCCGACGTGGGCACCGAGGCGGCCCAGGGCATCGGCGCCGCGTTCGAGGTGCTCGACGTCACCGACGCGGCCGCGGTGGCCGCGCTCGCCGCCCGGCTGCCTGACGTGGAGATCCTGGTGAACAACGCCGGGATCGTGCGCAACACGCCCGCCGAGTCCACCCCCGACGAGGACTGGACGGCCGTGATGCGGGTCAACCTCGACGGCGTGTTCTGGTGCTGCCGCGAATTCGGGCGCCCCATGCTCGCGCGCGGTAAGGGCGCCATCGTCTCCACCGCCTCCATGAGCGGGATGATCTCGAACCACCCGCAGCCGCAGGCGGGCTACAACGCGAGCAAGGCGGGCGTGATCCACCTGACCCGCTCGCTGGCGGGCGAGTGGGGGGGCCGGGGCGTGCGCGTGAACGCGGTGGCGCCCGGTTACACCGCCACGCCCCTGACCCGGCGCGGCCTGGAGACGCCCGAGTGGCGCGACACCTGGCTGAAGGAAACCCCGATGGGCCGCCTCGCGGAGCCCGCCGAAATCGCCCCGGCCGTGCTGTACCTCGCCTCCGACGCGTCGAGCTTCGTGACCGGGCACACCCTGGTCGTGGACGGGGGGTACACGTGCTGGTGA
- a CDS encoding mannitol dehydrogenase family protein → MTVKLNRAALSTLDQRVAVPQYDPSALTSGIVHFGVGGFHRSHEAMYLDRLLGADAAGSAQWGICGVGVMPGDARMRDVLAAQDHLYTLVSRAPDGHAEARVIGALHEFLFAPDDPEAVLEKLASPETRIVSLTVTEGGYGTDNATGEFDPSGADFQHDLTPGAVPRTVFGYVTEGLRRRRERGLRPFTVLSCDNMQGNGHVAGQAFATFARLKDPELGEWVAREVAFPSSMVDRITPVTTEQTRQEVAREFGVDDAWPVVAEAFTQWVLEDRFTLGRPALETVGVQLVPDVEPYELMKLRLLNASHQAMGCLGLLAGSTYVHEVCGQPDFVDFLLGYMAREATPTLRPVPGIDLAAYRAELIERFASPAIRDTLARLIVDASERIPRFLLPVVRAQLDAGGEIARCALVVASWAAYIEAVDGGRFPALSDPRAAELQGAVRREARQPGAFLELRAVFGELGQSARFRAAYLAARASLQSDGPLGALQRLARDVPTASAVRASGGVKTPS, encoded by the coding sequence ATGACCGTCAAACTCAACCGTGCGGCCCTGTCCACCCTGGATCAGCGCGTTGCTGTGCCCCAGTACGATCCCAGCGCGCTCACCTCCGGCATCGTCCACTTCGGGGTCGGCGGCTTCCACCGCTCGCACGAGGCGATGTACCTCGACCGGCTGCTGGGTGCGGACGCCGCTGGATCGGCACAGTGGGGCATCTGCGGCGTGGGCGTCATGCCCGGCGACGCCCGCATGCGGGACGTGCTGGCCGCGCAGGATCACCTCTACACCCTGGTCTCCCGCGCGCCCGACGGCCACGCCGAGGCCCGCGTGATCGGCGCCCTGCACGAGTTCCTGTTCGCGCCCGACGATCCCGAGGCGGTGCTGGAGAAACTGGCGAGCCCTGAGACGCGGATCGTCTCGCTCACCGTCACCGAGGGCGGCTACGGCACCGACAACGCCACCGGCGAGTTCGATCCCTCGGGGGCCGACTTCCAGCATGACCTGACGCCCGGGGCCGTGCCCCGCACGGTCTTCGGCTACGTCACCGAGGGGCTGCGGCGCCGGCGGGAGCGCGGCCTGCGGCCCTTCACCGTCCTGTCCTGCGACAACATGCAGGGCAACGGCCACGTGGCGGGGCAGGCCTTCGCCACCTTCGCCCGCCTGAAAGACCCCGAACTGGGCGAGTGGGTGGCCCGCGAGGTCGCCTTCCCCAGCTCGATGGTCGACCGCATCACGCCCGTGACCACCGAGCAGACCCGCCAGGAGGTCGCCCGCGAATTCGGCGTGGACGACGCCTGGCCGGTGGTGGCCGAGGCCTTTACCCAGTGGGTACTGGAAGACCGCTTCACCCTGGGCCGGCCCGCGCTGGAGACGGTCGGCGTGCAGCTGGTGCCGGACGTCGAGCCCTACGAGCTGATGAAACTGCGGCTGCTCAACGCCTCGCATCAGGCGATGGGCTGCCTGGGCCTGCTGGCCGGTTCCACCTATGTCCACGAGGTCTGCGGGCAGCCGGACTTCGTGGACTTCCTGCTGGGCTACATGGCGCGGGAGGCCACGCCCACCCTGCGCCCGGTGCCGGGCATCGACCTGGCCGCCTACCGCGCAGAGCTCATCGAGCGCTTCGCCAGCCCGGCCATCCGGGACACCCTGGCCCGCCTGATCGTGGACGCCTCCGAGCGCATCCCCCGCTTCCTGCTGCCGGTGGTGCGCGCGCAGCTGGACGCCGGCGGCGAGATCGCCCGCTGCGCGCTGGTGGTCGCCTCCTGGGCGGCCTACATCGAGGCGGTGGACGGGGGGCGCTTCCCGGCGCTGAGCGACCCGCGCGCCGCCGAGCTGCAGGGCGCGGTGCGCCGTGAGGCCCGGCAGCCGGGCGCGTTCCTGGAGCTGCGGGCCGTGTTCGGCGAGCTGGGGCAGAGCGCCCGGTTCCGGGCTGCCTACCTCGCGGCGCGCGCGAGCCTGCAGAGCGACGGCCCGCTGGGCGCGCTGCAGCGCCTCGCCCGCGACGTCCCCACGGCGTCTGCGGTGCGGGCGTCCGGCGGCGTGAAGACCCCGTCCTGA